One Gammaproteobacteria bacterium DNA segment encodes these proteins:
- a CDS encoding site-specific integrase: protein MSLSFPSRLSRATRGWFAGTVLDSHAESYVAWLEARGYAPGTIDRYLRAVAHFAHWSAPRLNAIGEIDEELVRRFVDDHLPQCRCAPCCVRSRADVRAALVQLLAQLRTEGLSAESALAIPAAIEAELQAFDTYLADVRGLQAVTRYQGQLKHVYHFLLAHFVQGALQMATLAPDDIARFVTEHTAGWKPTSVKQVCIALRSYLRFKAVQGMDTASLAGAVPHVAQWRLSQLPRGLSRQEVEQLLGAFDRRTANGRRDYAIARCYVDLGLRTAEIGRLQLDDLDWQQGQIRIRSKGRRTDVLPLPPTTARAIVAYLRSGRRATPRRDLFLRHRPPLERPVTPTTIRGAIRNAARRCGLATRLPGPHVLRHTIACRLVQSGASFKAIADLLRHRSLDTTMIYAKVDLEGLKKVALPWPGRRP, encoded by the coding sequence ATGTCCCTCTCGTTCCCATCTCGGTTATCGCGCGCCACCCGAGGGTGGTTCGCCGGTACGGTTCTGGACTCTCATGCGGAGTCCTACGTGGCCTGGCTGGAGGCACGCGGCTACGCCCCAGGCACTATCGACCGCTATCTACGGGCCGTTGCCCATTTCGCCCATTGGTCCGCACCGCGACTGAACGCCATCGGGGAGATCGACGAGGAGCTGGTCCGTCGCTTCGTTGACGACCATCTGCCCCAATGCCGATGCGCGCCGTGCTGCGTTCGGTCGAGAGCGGATGTCCGCGCAGCATTGGTCCAGCTGCTCGCCCAGCTCCGGACCGAAGGACTGAGCGCCGAGAGCGCCCTGGCCATCCCCGCAGCGATCGAGGCTGAGCTCCAAGCCTTCGACACCTATCTCGCCGATGTCCGAGGCCTGCAGGCGGTGACCCGATACCAGGGTCAGCTGAAGCACGTTTATCACTTCCTCCTCGCGCACTTCGTCCAGGGTGCCCTTCAGATGGCAACGCTCGCCCCGGACGACATTGCGCGGTTCGTGACGGAGCACACCGCGGGCTGGAAGCCCACCTCGGTCAAGCAGGTCTGCATCGCGCTGCGGAGCTACCTGCGCTTCAAGGCTGTCCAGGGTATGGACACTGCGTCCCTCGCCGGCGCAGTGCCCCACGTGGCGCAGTGGCGGCTGAGCCAGCTGCCACGGGGGCTCTCGCGGCAGGAGGTGGAGCAGCTCCTCGGGGCCTTCGATCGCCGCACCGCGAACGGGCGCCGGGACTATGCCATTGCCCGCTGCTACGTGGATCTCGGGCTGCGAACTGCCGAGATCGGGCGGCTGCAGCTCGACGACCTAGACTGGCAGCAGGGCCAGATCCGGATCCGCTCGAAGGGCAGACGCACCGACGTGTTGCCATTGCCGCCGACGACCGCTCGAGCCATCGTGGCCTACCTGCGTTCCGGGCGTCGCGCGACGCCACGCCGCGACCTGTTCCTGCGCCATCGCCCACCCCTCGAGAGACCGGTGACGCCCACCACCATCCGGGGGGCGATCCGCAACGCGGCCCGGCGATGTGGACTAGCCACGCGACTCCCCGGGCCCCATGTGCTGCGCCACACCATCGCCTGTCGGCTCGTCCAGAGCGGTGCCTCGTTCAAGGCCATCGCCGATCTGCTGCGCCATCGTAGCCTCGACACGACCATGATTTACGCCAAAGTCGACCTCGAAGGGTTGAAGAAGGTGGCGCTGCCCTGGCCGGGGAGACGGCCATGA